In Zingiber officinale cultivar Zhangliang chromosome 8B, Zo_v1.1, whole genome shotgun sequence, a single genomic region encodes these proteins:
- the LOC122013715 gene encoding uncharacterized protein LOC122013715, with protein sequence MRQPSRQELDYFSQQVMAGRRNNNNGEMGGQNNQFLEGLTALLHEQNRIHGEQIQQILQAREQGSTPRRSAPSTQPVYKQFRELGPTEFKGTTDPIAAEGWIRSLETIFDFMQLTDADKVRCTIFMLRDDARVWWEGARLTVDLATLTWTDFKEVFYGKYFTVDNRTRLAREFLELRQGDLSVAEYVRRFERGRYFIPMITSQPVEELKHFTEGLRPAIRHDVRLSRVTTFREAVDQALMSERDRNDMIKEAQNKRLSYQGRDQQEPGKKKTIPGQNLGKQQFKQAQPRQQI encoded by the exons ATGCGTCAGCCATCTCGTCAGGAACTCGACTACTTCAGCCAACAA GTTATGGCTGGGAGAAGGAACAACAACAACGGAGAGATGGGTGGTCAGAACAACCAGTTCCTAGAAGGACTTACAGCACTCCTACATGAACAGAACCGCATTCATGGGGAACAAATTCAACAAATACTGCAGGCTAGGGAGCAGGGGAGCACACCCAGACGTTCTGCACCTAGCACGCAACCGGTCTACAAGCAGTTTCGGGAGCTTGGACCGACGGAGTTTAAAGGCACCACGGACCCGATCGCTGCAGAGGGATGGATTCGGTCTCTAGAGACGATATTTGACTTCATGCAGCTCACAGATGCGGACAAAGTCAGGTGTACGATATTCATGCTCCGGGATGATGCTCGAGTATGGTGGGAGGGTGCGCGGCTGACTGTAGATCTGGCTACCTTGACTTGGACTGATTTTAAGGAGGTATTCTATGGAAAGTATTTCACAGTTGACAACAGGACACGGCTGGCACGGGAATTCTTGGAGCTTCGCCAGGGAGATTTGTCAGTGGCGGAGTATGTCAGGAGATTCGAGAGAGGACGCTATTTCATACCTATGATTACCAGCCAACCAGTCGAGGAGCTGAAGCACTTTACAGAAGGTTTGAGGCCGGCTATTCGCCATGATGTCAGGCTGAGTCGGGTCACCACATTCCGAGAAGCCGTTGACCAGGCACTGATGTCCGAAAGAGACAGAAATGACATGATCAAGGAAGCTCAGAACAAGAGACTGAGTTATCAGGGACGGGATCAGCAGGAGCCGGGGAAGAAGAAGACAATTCCTGGTCAGAATTTAGGAAAGCAGCAGTTTAAGCAAGCACAGCCGCGTCAGCAAATTTAG